The Hyalangium gracile genome contains a region encoding:
- a CDS encoding universal stress protein, with protein MPIVCATNFSDAAQRACDAAALLARKAGEPLWLVHVLLPDSVRAFGKPLTEAAEAALGDEARRLEKTGAQVQRTLLTGEPAAALQEFAKKQKATLVVTAEPSHDTPFLGLGGTMDRLAQSLEVPLLVARDVPALEPWARGERPLRVMLGVSRSLPFEAARNWVKGLRKLGPVEVVGGRVFWAQEEAVRLGLEHPLGFGDETPALRQALEKEAAALMEPLSEGGKPARVRVEVGMGRIADHLVSLAAEEKVDLLVVGTHQRRALGKLWSVSHHCLRLAKMSVVSVPVQAAVQGTDVELPPVRTVLVTTDFSELADRAIAYACSLTPPGGTVHLLHVTPQATAEQQAALKQQLEQRVPRAASQGGRKVELAVATGHDVAGVITQAAERLCVDIICMGTHGRTGVVRAVMGSVAQAVMARCDRPVVLVRKPTA; from the coding sequence GATGCCGCCCAGAGGGCCTGTGACGCCGCGGCCCTGCTTGCCCGGAAGGCGGGCGAGCCGCTGTGGCTCGTGCACGTGCTGCTGCCGGACTCGGTGAGGGCCTTTGGCAAGCCGCTGACGGAGGCGGCCGAGGCGGCGCTGGGGGACGAGGCCAGGCGACTGGAGAAGACGGGCGCCCAGGTGCAGCGCACCCTGCTGACGGGAGAGCCGGCCGCCGCGCTCCAGGAGTTCGCCAAGAAGCAGAAGGCCACGCTGGTGGTGACAGCCGAGCCGAGCCACGACACCCCCTTCCTGGGCCTGGGCGGCACGATGGATCGGCTGGCGCAGTCGCTGGAGGTGCCGCTGCTCGTTGCCCGGGATGTGCCGGCGCTGGAGCCGTGGGCGCGGGGAGAGCGGCCGCTGCGGGTGATGCTGGGCGTGAGCCGCTCGCTGCCCTTCGAGGCGGCGCGCAACTGGGTGAAGGGCCTGCGCAAGCTGGGGCCGGTGGAGGTGGTGGGCGGCCGCGTCTTCTGGGCCCAGGAGGAGGCCGTGCGGCTGGGCCTGGAGCACCCGCTGGGCTTCGGAGATGAGACGCCCGCGCTGCGCCAGGCGCTGGAGAAGGAGGCGGCGGCGCTGATGGAGCCGCTGTCGGAGGGCGGCAAGCCGGCGCGCGTGCGGGTGGAGGTGGGCATGGGCCGCATCGCCGACCATCTGGTCTCGCTGGCGGCCGAGGAGAAGGTGGACCTGCTGGTGGTGGGCACGCACCAGCGGCGGGCGCTGGGCAAGCTGTGGAGCGTGTCGCACCACTGCCTGCGGCTGGCGAAGATGTCGGTGGTGTCCGTGCCGGTGCAGGCCGCGGTGCAGGGGACGGACGTGGAGCTGCCGCCCGTGCGCACGGTGCTGGTGACCACGGACTTCTCCGAGCTGGCGGACCGGGCCATTGCCTACGCGTGCTCGCTGACGCCTCCCGGCGGAACCGTGCACCTGCTGCATGTCACGCCCCAGGCGACCGCGGAGCAGCAGGCGGCGCTGAAGCAGCAGCTCGAGCAGCGGGTGCCTCGCGCCGCGTCCCAGGGCGGGCGCAAGGTGGAGCTGGCGGTGGCGACCGGCCACGACGTGGCGGGCGTCATCACCCAGGCCGCCGAGCGGCTCTGCGTGGACATCATCTGCATGGGCACCCATGGCCGGACCGGGGTGGTGCGGGCCGTGATGGGCTCGGTGGCGCAGGCCGTCATGGCTCGCTGCGACCGGCCCGTGGTGCTGGTGCGCAAGCCCACGGCCTGA
- a CDS encoding RNA polymerase sigma factor — translation MAIDVEAYYRRYGPQVLRRCRFLLRDEEKAVDAMHDVFVQLLRYQGALKDSAPSSLLHHIATRVCLNRLRGARRRPEDREDELVLRIAAAGDTEARTAARGLLDRLFGRVPSSSRDIAVLHLVDGMTLEETARQVGLSVSGVRKRLRALSSALQELEAA, via the coding sequence GTGGCAATCGACGTGGAGGCCTACTATCGCCGTTACGGGCCTCAGGTACTTCGCCGCTGCCGCTTCCTCCTCCGAGATGAGGAGAAGGCCGTGGATGCCATGCACGATGTCTTCGTGCAGCTGTTGCGCTACCAGGGGGCCCTGAAGGACTCGGCGCCCTCCAGCCTGCTGCACCATATCGCCACGCGGGTCTGTCTCAACCGGCTGCGCGGCGCCCGCCGTCGCCCCGAGGACCGGGAGGATGAGCTGGTGCTGCGCATCGCCGCCGCCGGAGACACCGAGGCGCGCACCGCGGCGCGAGGACTGCTCGACAGGCTGTTCGGCCGCGTGCCCTCCTCCAGCCGGGACATCGCCGTCCTCCACCTGGTGGACGGGATGACGCTGGAGGAGACGGCCCGCCAGGTGGGCCTGTCCGTCTCCGGAGTGCGCAAGCGCCTTCGGGCCCTGTCTTCCGCCCTGCAAGAGCTGGAGGCCGCATGA
- a CDS encoding DUF4384 domain-containing protein, which yields MSSPHRTPDWLLERIALGELPPDELAAARARLAQEPDGEARLAALEADNKATLEKLPPSAVAREVEGRAALARRVEAAREDARPLSRFAPAAVLVPALAAAALFVVAQPGKSSPGGDFGTEVPEKTRTKGLLPQLVVHRQGVTAPERLRDGMPAAAGDVVQVSYNAAGSAYGVILSVDGRGSVTLHAPETGAQAVPLAASGTHALPRAYELDDAPAFERFILITSDTPFALDEVLAAARALAASADARTAPVPLPEGFTQVSLTLEKVSP from the coding sequence ATGAGTTCCCCACACCGCACCCCGGACTGGTTGCTGGAGCGCATCGCCCTGGGCGAGCTGCCTCCGGACGAGCTGGCCGCCGCCCGCGCCCGCCTGGCCCAGGAGCCGGATGGCGAGGCCCGCCTGGCCGCGCTCGAGGCGGACAACAAGGCCACCCTGGAGAAGCTGCCGCCGTCCGCCGTGGCTCGCGAGGTGGAGGGTCGCGCCGCCCTGGCCCGCCGCGTGGAGGCGGCTCGCGAGGACGCGCGCCCTTTGAGCCGCTTCGCCCCGGCCGCCGTGCTGGTGCCGGCACTGGCCGCCGCGGCCCTCTTCGTGGTGGCCCAGCCGGGAAAGTCCTCTCCTGGAGGAGACTTCGGCACCGAGGTGCCCGAGAAGACGCGCACCAAGGGCCTGCTGCCGCAGCTCGTCGTCCATCGCCAGGGCGTCACCGCTCCCGAGCGCCTCCGCGATGGCATGCCCGCCGCCGCCGGTGACGTGGTGCAGGTCTCCTATAACGCCGCGGGCAGCGCCTACGGCGTCATCCTCTCGGTGGACGGGCGAGGCTCCGTCACGCTGCACGCGCCGGAGACGGGCGCGCAGGCCGTGCCGCTGGCCGCCTCGGGCACCCACGCGCTGCCCCGCGCCTACGAGCTGGACGACGCCCCCGCCTTCGAACGCTTCATCCTCATCACCTCGGACACGCCGTTCGCCCTCGACGAGGTGCTGGCCGCGGCTCGGGCGCTGGCGGCTTCGGCCGACGCGCGCACCGCGCCGGTCCCGCTCCCCGAGGGCTTCACGCAGGTGTCCCTTACCTTGGAGAAGGTCTCCCCATGA
- a CDS encoding caspase family protein, which produces MTRVFVLLTLLVAGVAAAETPMTVRRLALLVGVNDGGPGRERLRYAVTDAQAFGKVLSELGGVAPADRVMLLDTGRSGLLDGFARVKTLVESARASGMKRVEVLLYYSGHSDDEGLLLQGERMDYGELRRNLMGLPADVRIAVLDSCASGAFARRKGGASRPAFLVDTGSQVKGQAILTSSSEDESSQESDRLGGSFFTHHLVSGLRGAADVTRDGRVTLNEAYQFAFHETLARTERTQSGPQHPAYDIELAGTGDLVMTDLRATSAGLVLSERLEGRFFVRDEAGVLVVELMKLPGRPTELGLAPGNYKVRRELDGVVSEAQFALAEGKRTPLAPTDFTSVLREATVSRGGAEVRQDVRMMAPAAEMAASSGPRKLVPFNMGLLPGVSLNSVSTSGPVENRFALGLMNDGTALAGGAALALVSNMYEEEARGLSMALAVNTAGGNVRGSQVSLALNVANEDLDGFQLTTGVNVAGGNVRVGQIGVGLNIAGGRVSGTQLSAALNVAGEDMRGVQASAGVNVAGASFRGIQASTAVNWVGGAASGVQATVGFNRAESVRGLQLSVLNVSGDVTGAQVGIINVGKVVNGMQLGLINVAEEVRGVPLGLLTFEEKGQLHLEVWSSDIQLVNAAVKFGGKYVYTTLMAGIGPDDRLQRFTLGLGLGVHIPLGTRFWLDMDLGGSGVHAVKQPFRGSNLLAQGRVMFGFQVAPRFAVFAGPTYNTYFLFDGQRNKLTTMPVGEDFIDDEVSVQYWPGVQLGVRL; this is translated from the coding sequence ATGACTCGAGTGTTCGTGCTGCTGACGCTGCTGGTGGCGGGAGTGGCCGCCGCGGAGACTCCCATGACGGTGCGCCGGCTGGCGCTGCTGGTGGGCGTGAATGACGGGGGCCCGGGGCGCGAGCGCCTGCGCTACGCCGTCACGGATGCGCAGGCCTTCGGCAAGGTGCTGAGCGAGCTGGGCGGAGTGGCGCCGGCGGACCGGGTGATGCTGCTGGACACGGGGCGCTCGGGGCTGCTGGACGGCTTCGCCCGGGTGAAGACGCTGGTCGAGTCGGCGCGCGCCTCGGGGATGAAGCGGGTGGAGGTGCTCCTCTATTACTCGGGGCACTCGGACGACGAGGGCCTGCTGCTCCAGGGCGAGCGCATGGACTATGGCGAGCTGCGCCGCAACCTGATGGGGCTGCCGGCGGACGTGCGCATCGCCGTGCTGGACTCGTGCGCCTCGGGGGCGTTCGCGCGCCGCAAGGGTGGCGCCTCGCGCCCCGCGTTCCTGGTGGACACGGGCAGCCAGGTGAAGGGGCAGGCCATCCTCACCTCCTCCAGCGAGGACGAGTCCTCCCAGGAGAGCGACAGGCTGGGCGGCTCCTTCTTCACGCACCACCTGGTGTCCGGGCTGCGCGGGGCGGCGGACGTGACGCGGGATGGGCGGGTGACGCTCAACGAGGCCTACCAGTTCGCCTTCCACGAGACGCTGGCCCGCACCGAGCGCACCCAGAGCGGCCCCCAGCACCCGGCCTATGACATCGAGCTGGCGGGCACGGGGGACCTGGTGATGACGGACCTGCGCGCCACCTCCGCGGGGCTGGTGCTCTCCGAGCGGCTCGAGGGCCGCTTCTTCGTGCGCGACGAGGCGGGCGTGCTGGTGGTGGAGCTGATGAAGCTGCCGGGGCGGCCCACGGAGCTGGGGCTGGCGCCGGGCAACTACAAGGTGCGGCGCGAGCTGGACGGCGTGGTGTCCGAGGCCCAGTTCGCGCTGGCCGAGGGCAAGCGCACGCCGCTGGCGCCCACGGACTTCACCTCGGTGCTGCGCGAGGCGACGGTGTCTCGCGGCGGGGCCGAGGTGCGCCAGGACGTGCGGATGATGGCGCCCGCGGCGGAGATGGCGGCGAGCAGCGGGCCGCGCAAGCTGGTGCCCTTCAACATGGGGCTGCTGCCGGGGGTGAGCCTGAACTCGGTGTCGACCAGCGGGCCGGTGGAGAACCGGTTCGCGCTGGGGCTGATGAATGACGGCACGGCGCTGGCGGGAGGCGCGGCGCTGGCGCTGGTGTCCAACATGTACGAGGAGGAGGCGCGCGGCCTGTCGATGGCCCTGGCGGTGAACACCGCGGGCGGCAACGTGCGCGGCTCGCAGGTGTCGCTGGCCCTCAACGTGGCGAACGAGGACCTCGACGGCTTCCAGCTGACCACGGGCGTGAACGTCGCGGGCGGGAACGTGCGCGTGGGGCAGATTGGCGTGGGCCTGAACATCGCGGGAGGGCGGGTGTCGGGGACGCAGCTGTCCGCGGCGCTGAACGTGGCGGGCGAGGACATGCGGGGCGTGCAGGCGTCGGCGGGCGTGAACGTGGCGGGCGCGAGCTTCCGAGGCATCCAGGCCTCGACGGCGGTGAACTGGGTGGGCGGGGCGGCGTCGGGCGTGCAGGCGACGGTGGGCTTCAACCGCGCGGAGAGCGTCCGGGGCCTGCAGCTGTCGGTGCTCAACGTGAGCGGGGACGTGACGGGCGCGCAGGTGGGCATCATCAACGTGGGCAAGGTGGTCAACGGCATGCAGCTGGGGCTCATCAACGTGGCCGAGGAGGTGCGCGGCGTGCCGCTGGGCCTGCTGACCTTCGAGGAGAAGGGGCAGCTGCACCTGGAGGTGTGGTCGAGCGACATCCAGCTGGTGAACGCGGCGGTGAAGTTCGGCGGCAAGTACGTGTACACGACGCTGATGGCGGGCATCGGCCCGGACGATCGGCTGCAGCGCTTCACGCTGGGGTTGGGCCTGGGCGTCCACATCCCGCTGGGCACGCGCTTCTGGCTGGACATGGACCTGGGCGGCAGCGGCGTGCACGCGGTGAAGCAGCCGTTCCGCGGCAGCAACCTGCTGGCGCAGGGCCGGGTGATGTTTGGCTTCCAGGTGGCGCCGCGCTTCGCGGTGTTCGCCGGGCCCACGTACAACACCTACTTCCTCTTCGATGGGCAGCGGAACAAGCTGACGACGATGCCGGTGGGCGAGGACTTCATCGACGACGAGGTGTCGGTGCAGTACTGGCCCGGCGTGCAGCTCGGCGTGCGGCTCTGA
- a CDS encoding DUF6748 domain-containing protein, translated as MTVRPFLLSVLCLGLMVGCSKPVTPDAMPNEPKTPTQPENPSGGTPSTGTGQQAQPAAYVVKNSGIRCIAPPCPTHIATPVGVANAEGIQIHEIDFQDINPSQEKREELMNVADTSPDGLKVEAVLEKKLKAGPAGDATVLRVKKVVQ; from the coding sequence ATGACTGTTCGTCCCTTCTTGCTGTCCGTGCTGTGCCTCGGCCTGATGGTCGGGTGCTCCAAGCCTGTGACTCCCGACGCCATGCCCAATGAACCGAAGACGCCCACGCAGCCGGAGAACCCCTCGGGCGGTACGCCCTCCACCGGAACTGGCCAGCAGGCCCAGCCGGCGGCCTATGTCGTGAAGAACAGCGGCATCCGCTGCATCGCGCCGCCCTGCCCCACGCACATCGCGACGCCCGTGGGAGTCGCGAACGCCGAGGGCATCCAGATCCACGAGATCGACTTCCAGGACATCAACCCCTCGCAGGAGAAGCGCGAGGAGCTCATGAACGTGGCGGATACCTCTCCGGACGGGCTGAAGGTGGAGGCCGTGCTGGAGAAGAAGCTCAAGGCCGGCCCGGCGGGAGACGCCACGGTGCTGCGCGTGAAGAAGGTCGTCCAGTAG
- the dnaN gene encoding DNA polymerase III subunit beta, which translates to MEFRIATDELKKALYRAQGIVERKTTMPILANVLVNATKSGVTVTAFDLDIGVVSEHPAEVSKPGAVTLSAKYVFDIVQNLPDAQVTLKRLANNYVDISSGSAHFKIVGMAAEEYPKLPKEENAPLVQIAGNTLLEMIKKTQFAISSDETRYILNGVFFEPQAGGKVRMVATDGHRLSLIERELTGDFKLKGGVIIPRKGLMELKRLLDEAPEAECHLGFAENSALFKKPGLTMVMRLIDGQFPEYQRVIPKEGEKVVMVPKTSFLESLKRIALLSADKSYAVRIGLEENKLLITSNNPDLGEARDVLDVAYRGGDITIGFNARYLTDVLSVLETDEVSFELGDEHSPGVIHAPGDRSFTAVVMPMRV; encoded by the coding sequence ATGGAATTCCGCATCGCCACCGATGAGCTGAAGAAGGCCCTCTACCGCGCCCAGGGCATCGTGGAGCGCAAGACGACGATGCCCATCCTCGCCAACGTCCTCGTCAACGCCACCAAGAGCGGCGTCACCGTCACCGCCTTCGACCTGGACATCGGCGTCGTCTCCGAGCACCCCGCCGAAGTCTCCAAGCCCGGCGCCGTCACCCTCAGCGCCAAGTATGTCTTCGACATCGTCCAGAACCTCCCGGACGCCCAGGTGACGCTCAAGCGGCTCGCCAACAACTACGTCGACATCTCCAGCGGCTCGGCCCACTTCAAGATCGTCGGCATGGCCGCCGAGGAGTATCCCAAGCTCCCCAAGGAGGAGAACGCTCCGCTCGTCCAGATTGCCGGCAACACCCTGCTGGAGATGATCAAGAAGACCCAGTTCGCCATCTCCTCCGACGAGACGCGCTACATCCTCAACGGTGTCTTCTTCGAGCCCCAGGCCGGCGGCAAGGTGCGCATGGTCGCCACCGACGGCCACCGCCTCTCGCTCATCGAGCGCGAGCTCACCGGCGACTTCAAGCTCAAGGGCGGCGTCATCATCCCCCGCAAGGGCCTCATGGAGCTCAAGCGCCTGCTGGACGAGGCCCCCGAGGCCGAGTGCCACCTGGGCTTCGCCGAGAACTCGGCCCTCTTCAAGAAGCCTGGCCTCACCATGGTGATGCGCCTCATCGACGGCCAGTTCCCCGAGTACCAGCGCGTCATCCCGAAGGAAGGCGAGAAGGTGGTGATGGTGCCCAAGACGAGCTTCCTCGAGAGCCTCAAGCGCATCGCGCTGCTCTCGGCGGACAAGAGCTACGCGGTGCGCATCGGCCTGGAGGAGAACAAGCTCCTCATCACCTCCAACAACCCGGACCTGGGCGAGGCCCGCGACGTGCTCGACGTGGCCTACCGCGGCGGCGACATCACCATCGGCTTCAACGCCCGCTACCTCACCGACGTGCTCTCCGTGCTGGAGACCGATGAGGTGTCCTTCGAGCTGGGCGACGAGCACAGCCCCGGCGTCATCCACGCCCCGGGCGACCGCAGCTTCACCGCCGTCGTCATGCCCATGCGCGTCTGA
- a CDS encoding toxin-antitoxin system YwqK family antitoxin, translated as MKLVSPSLAALAVALLAAPPALAMDQRQADAACAAWTLECPKGATVPGGLPKKTGALECKKAGAKEGPAVVCKEKKAESWGDWKAGKKHGLQVTLRPNGSWTEELFTDGKPNGRTVEYSADGQLLKETHFQAGKKHGPERTFKTDGQLATEEFWDKGAKSKKPVPAATTARTAEPPSEAKSKPAAKAKADKGAAESEEGGSSEQAPAPAEESQPAEAEAPAAQEESQAETPQP; from the coding sequence ATGAAGCTTGTGTCGCCCTCCCTCGCCGCACTCGCCGTCGCGCTGCTGGCCGCGCCACCGGCCCTCGCCATGGACCAGCGACAGGCGGATGCGGCCTGCGCCGCGTGGACGCTGGAGTGTCCGAAAGGCGCCACGGTGCCGGGCGGCCTGCCGAAGAAGACGGGTGCGCTGGAGTGCAAGAAGGCGGGCGCGAAGGAAGGCCCGGCGGTGGTGTGCAAGGAGAAGAAGGCGGAGAGCTGGGGGGACTGGAAGGCGGGCAAGAAGCACGGCCTGCAGGTGACGCTGCGCCCCAACGGCTCGTGGACGGAGGAGCTCTTCACGGACGGCAAACCGAACGGGCGCACGGTGGAGTACAGCGCCGACGGTCAGCTCCTGAAGGAGACGCACTTCCAGGCCGGGAAGAAGCACGGCCCCGAGCGCACCTTCAAGACGGACGGGCAGCTGGCCACCGAGGAGTTCTGGGACAAGGGGGCGAAGAGCAAGAAGCCGGTGCCCGCGGCCACCACGGCGCGCACGGCCGAGCCCCCGAGCGAGGCGAAGTCGAAGCCCGCGGCCAAGGCGAAGGCGGACAAGGGTGCCGCGGAGAGCGAGGAGGGCGGCTCCTCCGAGCAAGCCCCGGCCCCCGCGGAGGAGAGCCAGCCCGCGGAGGCGGAGGCGCCCGCCGCGCAGGAAGAGTCACAGGCCGAGACTCCGCAGCCGTAG
- a CDS encoding CsgG/HfaB family protein gives MHATVGLLVGLWALSALAGEAGPSEPPVAATQPPSAEAAPPAPASPTSASATAIHPDEKPRLLVADLAAQGVSAEEAAALTDALVQTLSQRGLFQVISRRDVQTVLSTERQRQMLGACDEDPTRCATDVGTLLQVRYVMTGSLSRLGSTYELALQMLDTVKARPVGRSTRLAKKVETLRELVPWAAAEASGSPLPPPASRVLPYSLLAGGGAALVGGGVYGLIALSRQKVLNDELCPARDEAGQCTPTHLRELSYYQQQNDKLGRDKTVSLALMGVGAALVGLGLWRMPPPEGGPRVALVPTGQGMAVVGVLP, from the coding sequence ATGCACGCGACTGTGGGACTCCTGGTGGGGCTGTGGGCCCTCTCCGCCCTTGCGGGCGAGGCAGGCCCATCCGAGCCTCCGGTCGCTGCCACGCAGCCTCCCTCCGCTGAAGCTGCTCCGCCCGCGCCCGCGTCTCCGACGAGCGCCTCAGCCACTGCCATCCACCCGGACGAGAAGCCGCGGCTGCTGGTGGCGGACCTCGCCGCGCAGGGCGTCTCCGCGGAGGAGGCCGCGGCGCTCACCGACGCGCTCGTGCAGACGCTCAGTCAGCGCGGGCTCTTCCAGGTCATCTCCCGCAGGGACGTGCAGACGGTGCTGAGCACCGAGCGACAGCGGCAGATGCTGGGCGCCTGTGACGAGGATCCGACCCGCTGCGCGACGGACGTGGGCACGCTGCTGCAGGTGCGCTACGTGATGACGGGCTCGCTGTCGCGGCTGGGCTCCACCTACGAGCTGGCGCTGCAGATGCTGGACACGGTGAAGGCCCGGCCCGTGGGGCGCAGCACGCGCCTGGCGAAGAAGGTGGAGACGCTGCGCGAGCTGGTGCCATGGGCCGCGGCGGAAGCGAGCGGCTCTCCGCTTCCACCGCCCGCCTCGCGGGTGCTGCCCTACTCGCTGCTGGCCGGAGGCGGCGCGGCGTTGGTGGGCGGCGGCGTCTACGGGCTGATCGCCCTGTCCCGGCAGAAGGTGCTCAACGACGAGCTGTGCCCGGCCCGGGACGAGGCGGGCCAGTGCACGCCCACCCACCTGCGCGAGCTCTCCTACTACCAGCAGCAGAACGACAAGCTGGGCCGGGACAAGACGGTGTCGCTGGCGCTGATGGGCGTGGGGGCGGCGCTCGTCGGCCTGGGGCTGTGGCGCATGCCCCCGCCCGAGGGCGGCCCCCGGGTGGCGCTGGTGCCCACGGGCCAGGGCATGGCCGTGGTGGGAGTGCTGCCATGA
- the recF gene encoding DNA replication/repair protein RecF (All proteins in this family for which functions are known are DNA-binding proteins that assist the filamentation of RecA onto DNA for the initiation of recombination or recombinational repair.) produces the protein MRLLALQVQDFRNLPQVSLAPSPHATIAVGQNGQGKTNLLEALYFLATLKPLRAGRLAELVRWGTQGARVTGRFLLKGAEREISVEVSGGVRQSFVDGKKAASLEEYFGGVSVVAFTPDDLEVVKGGPDARRTFLDRAVFNRFPAFLKESRDYSRALKNRNRLLREGPAADPAYLDAYDETLARAGARVYVRRRALMAELAPRAQATFASIGRTPDPAAYGYHPSHLGQDFAEADEPRLADALLEALAGRRRRDLERGFTSVGPHVDDVTVTLGGRSARAYASQGQQRALVLGWKIAEIENLHGAMGFLPLLLLDDVSSELDPERNAYLMSYLAQSGAQVFLTTTDASLVRGAAAADTLWMDVHGGQVTPRPVEAAG, from the coding sequence GTGCGCCTGCTCGCGCTCCAAGTCCAAGACTTCCGCAACCTGCCCCAGGTCTCCCTGGCGCCGAGCCCCCACGCCACCATCGCGGTGGGGCAGAACGGCCAGGGGAAGACGAACCTGCTGGAGGCCCTGTACTTCCTCGCCACGCTCAAGCCGCTGCGCGCCGGACGGCTCGCGGAGCTGGTGCGCTGGGGCACGCAGGGGGCTCGGGTGACGGGCCGCTTCCTCCTCAAGGGCGCGGAGCGGGAGATCTCCGTCGAGGTGTCCGGCGGCGTGCGGCAGTCCTTCGTGGACGGAAAGAAGGCCGCCAGCCTGGAGGAGTACTTCGGCGGCGTCTCCGTGGTGGCCTTCACGCCGGATGACCTGGAGGTGGTGAAGGGCGGGCCGGACGCGCGGCGTACCTTCCTGGACCGGGCGGTGTTCAACCGCTTCCCCGCCTTCCTCAAGGAGAGCCGGGACTACTCGCGCGCGCTGAAGAACCGCAACCGGCTGCTGCGCGAGGGGCCCGCGGCCGACCCCGCGTACCTGGACGCGTACGACGAGACGCTCGCGCGCGCCGGGGCCCGGGTGTACGTGCGGCGCCGGGCGCTGATGGCGGAGCTGGCGCCTCGGGCCCAGGCCACCTTCGCCTCCATCGGCCGCACGCCGGATCCGGCCGCGTACGGCTACCACCCCTCGCACCTGGGGCAGGACTTCGCCGAGGCGGACGAGCCGCGACTGGCCGACGCGCTGCTGGAGGCGCTGGCGGGGCGGCGGCGGAGGGACCTGGAGCGAGGCTTCACCTCGGTGGGGCCGCACGTGGATGACGTGACGGTGACGCTGGGCGGGCGCAGCGCCCGCGCCTACGCGAGCCAGGGCCAGCAGCGCGCGCTGGTGCTCGGGTGGAAGATCGCCGAGATCGAGAACCTGCACGGCGCGATGGGCTTCCTGCCGCTGCTGCTCTTGGATGACGTGTCCAGCGAGCTGGATCCGGAGCGCAACGCGTACCTCATGAGCTACCTGGCCCAGAGTGGCGCGCAGGTGTTCCTCACCACCACGGATGCCTCGCTGGTGCGCGGCGCGGCGGCGGCGGACACGCTGTGGATGGACGTGCACGGGGGCCAGGTGACACCCCGGCCCGTGGAGGCCGCCGGCTGA
- a CDS encoding tetratricopeptide repeat protein, whose product MRRLLLLSAVLLGSSCLPRSTISPVASQHNDACTLALDAGDCKAATAHCDHALEFNPDYPEAIANKGLIAWKCDHDTKAAREYFIRALRLENNLAQAYNNLGVLEMEEKEYASAAKRFLRALEVNPDYLEARFNLARTYQALGKAEDAEKHLRQLLATSPAIADAQNLLGILRLEAGDMDEALTRFDAAVLLVPDHPDYHFNRGVAYAKAGRLDEAKEDFRSCLTLQPEHVGCRHNLDLLLKGP is encoded by the coding sequence ATGCGCCGCCTGCTCCTGCTCTCCGCCGTGCTCCTCGGCAGCTCGTGTCTGCCGCGCTCCACCATCTCCCCCGTGGCCAGCCAGCACAATGACGCGTGCACGCTGGCCCTGGATGCCGGGGACTGCAAGGCGGCCACGGCCCACTGCGACCACGCGCTCGAGTTCAACCCGGACTACCCCGAGGCCATCGCCAACAAGGGGCTCATCGCCTGGAAGTGCGACCACGACACGAAGGCCGCGCGCGAGTACTTCATCCGCGCGCTGCGCCTGGAGAACAACCTCGCCCAGGCCTACAACAACCTCGGCGTGCTCGAGATGGAGGAGAAGGAGTACGCCTCCGCGGCCAAGCGCTTCCTCCGCGCGCTGGAGGTGAACCCGGACTACCTCGAGGCGCGCTTCAACCTGGCGCGCACCTACCAGGCCCTGGGCAAGGCGGAGGACGCGGAGAAGCACCTGCGGCAGCTGCTCGCGACGAGCCCGGCCATCGCGGACGCCCAGAACCTGCTGGGCATCCTGCGGCTGGAGGCGGGGGACATGGACGAGGCCCTCACCCGCTTCGATGCCGCCGTGCTCCTGGTGCCCGACCACCCGGACTACCACTTCAACCGCGGGGTGGCCTACGCGAAGGCGGGCCGGCTCGACGAGGCCAAGGAGGACTTCCGCTCCTGCCTCACCCTTCAGCCGGAGCACGTCGGCTGCCGGCACAACCTGGACCTGCTGCTCAAGGGACCGTGA